The DNA window TTAATTGCACTCAATTTACAATGCAGAGAATTCAAAAGGAGCTGTATCAGTAAATTCAATTTACAAAGGGGGGAAAGCTGGCGCCACTTAGTGTATTCACTGCTATAAATACTCTTCCACCAACTTCAAACATTAAATAGCTCAACCAACAAATGGAGTAAATGCTTTCCTTGGCTGTTGAAGTCTTTTAGATGCTCATAAATGGGGCACCAAGAGTATTCCTCAGAATTCAAGAACCAAGTGGTCCAATTCATCATCGGAAGGTGTGTGGGCGGTGTACCTCCTCGTGGCACACTTAAGGAAGCACAACTGAAGTTTACAATCTCCCGGCAAACCTGTACAAGGTGGTGGAATGCTGCAAAGAAACAGCAACAACGAGGAACATCAGTTCAACTGGTAAGTGTCAAAAAAGTGCGGCATTGCCCCAAAAGGCTGCAATTGGATGTTGATCTGTTAAAGAGTTTGCATTTCTCCAAAAGGTGCAACCTCTTGAGTGTGGCAGTGGGTTTAGGTTGTTCAAAAACAACCGTATGGAGGTGGGTTAAGGATGGCCTGATTATACCACACACATCAGCCATTAAACCCAACTTAACAGCTGCAAACAAGCTGTTACGGCTGAGATTCACAGTTGAATCATTAGAATTTGACAGAATCCTCAACAAAATCAGATTCATAAATATGCACAACACTATACATATTGATGAAAAGTGGTTCTACATGACAAAAGGAACTCAGAGATTCTATCTTGCTCCAGGAGAGCAAGAACCTCATAGAACATGTAAAAATAAGAAGTTCATATCCAAAATAATGTTCATGTATGCAGTTTGTAGACCATTGTTTGGTGTTCATGGTGAAGTGTTGTTTGATGGAAAAATTGGAATTTTTCCCTTTACCAaacaagttgcagccaagaggtCAAGTAAAAACATGCAGGCAGGCACTATGGAGACAAAACCCATAGAGAGTATCACAACAGATGTGGTGAGGGAATGCTTGATCAATAAGGTAATGTTTGCATCtctttaatgcatttaatttatgCACATAAGCCATTACATACCAGTGAGCCTACATTCTCATGACACACTGTTAATAAATGGTGTAATGTTGTGCAAATGATGATTTTATGCATGTCACATTAGTGAGAACAGATATTACCTGCCATCATAGCCAAGTGGCCAGATGGGGCAACTAAAGTTCTCAAGATACAACAAGATAACGCGAGGCCACACATCAAAGACAATGACCCAGCTTTCAGAGAAGCTGCACAACAAAGTGGGTTCTCAATCTCAATTGTGCAACAACCACCTAACTCACCTGACACCAATGTGAATGACTTGGGTTGGTTCAGAGCAATACAGTCACTACAAACTCAGACTGCATGCAATAATGTGGATGACTTAGTGAATGCAATTGAGAAATCATTCCATGAATTACAACCAGAGACTTTGGATAATGTTTTCCTAAGTCTTCAAGGCTGTTACATGGAAATTATGAAAGTCCATGGTCAGAACAGATACAAGCTGCCCCACGTGGGGAAAGCACATTTAAGGAGGACAAATCAGCTTCCACTGAATCTAGAAGTTCCAGTGGAACTGGTTATGGAAGCAGTAGCTTATCTGAGAGACCAGGGGAGCAATCATGGATTGGAGTCAATATCCCAAGCCTTAGGATTATGAAGGTATAGAAGAAACACATGGTGTTTTTTTGGATAGACTGTCAATGTGCATGAATGATGCATTTATTGAAGGAAGGTGAATGCACATATCATgccattttttgtgttttgaaatgactGTCACTATGCAACAATTGATGcattttgtgttttgtaaaagaaTGTAAATGCTGCAACAATGATGcattttgtgttttgtaaaaggATGTAAATGCTGCAACAATGATGCATTTTGTATTTAGTAACCCCAATCACAATCAGCCAACATATCATGAATGCACATATCATGAATGCACATATCACCAACAAATTCACTACATCAGCAACCCCAATCATAATCAGCCACCAAAGTCACAACATCACCAACAAATTCATAATCATCAGCAACCCCAATCACAATCACCAACATCAACAATGACATACACTAACAGCCCATCATACAATAATCACAGATCATAGATCACTATTTGAAATCAATTCTGTTAAATGAAGCATTAGAAAGATCTCACCCATATCAGGAATTAATGCATTTCTCCCACAACGCCTTTCCAGCCTCGGTGACGCAATATCCCCTTACAAACTCTTCATCCGACATAGAGGTGGCATCGCTTTCATCGCCAGCCTTGCATTTCTCCCACAATGCCTTGCCAGCCTCAGTGACGCAATATCTCCGTTTAAATTCTTCATCCGACATAGAGGTGGCATCTCATTCACCCCCGTATAGGACTCCACTCGAGGAGGCGCCGCCTTCACCGCCAGCAATGTATCTGGTCGGGGTGGCGCCCCCTTCACCGCCAATTACGCCTCCAGTCGGCGGAGAGTCGCCAACGCTGCCAGCGGGCTCGCCTATGGAGGAACGGCAGATGTTCCACCATAGATGGTGATTTAACCCTTCATCATCTCGAGATCTACGACGAGATCCGGCCGAAATATGACCTTTAACACGCGACGCTGCGGGAATACGACCTCTTCCCCGAGATCCGGCCGAAATACGACCTCTACCACGCGACGCTGCGGGAATACGAATGATGCGAGGGTTAATCCAACCGTCTCCATCGGCGAGGGGGCTGCGTGGCTGTCTCCGATCGTCTGCCTTGGCGATGTGCGACCGATGCATTGTTTGGGGTCGGCGAACAACCCTGAATCGACGACGCGtgagatgagagagaagagtACAATCGACGTTGTGAGTGAGAATAGGAGGGTGGAACCTTGATTTCGTGTTCGAATTTCAGAGGGAGCGCCGGATTTTAGATCTAGGGTTTCCAGATGAAAGAGATGAAGAAGAGAGAAGGGGGAGCGTTTTTTGTTCAAGAGAGATAGGGGAATGCGGCGTGTGATAGAGAGAATTAGGGTTGGggagtgtttttttaattatgtaattaacttaattaattgtgaTAAGGGGTGTTAATTAAACCAGCTAAATCACCATTAAATATGctgattttttccatttttagaaacgactcaactatggaggaacttcccgaaatggaaaaacgactcaactatagaggaacggagggagtatatgtttagGATGCAATTATTTTGTGTAGGTGTTGTGTTgtcgattttttaattttttaaattttcttaattCAACTTTGTCTCGACTTTAATGCAACTTTGCATGGACAGTAATGCAAATATTGACTGTTATAAATATGATCATTTCATGTTGagataaaaattttcacctacccCAATTCAAATGGAATTGCAATGTAAAAACTATAAAGAGTCATTGGTACAATGCAATTGTGTTCGAAAATGCATAATTAAACTAGCGTATGCaagtttaatataatataaacaAAACTGTTCTTCAAACTTTATAGTTTTGGTAAGTAAAAATTGTTCTTCACACTTTCTCCTTCCCCTTCCACTTGTCCTTGCTCTGTCTACCACAATTTCTCAAGTCGTGGTAGCCCAATTCATTGCATTTTGCAAATCTTTGTTGTGGTTTACTAGCCCTTCAGGATGGTCGTCTCTTTTTTGGACTTCTTTCGACTGCATGAACCCTTGGTCCTGACCACTTTGGGAGAATGAACATCAATTTCAACTGGCCTAGGACGACCATAGAATTCTTCAATCATGCTCTTCTCAACAAATGAGAGGACATGCAAATCTGATTCTTTTTTCtgctttttcaatcacattactCTGACTTTTCTTatgctttttctttttttcttttattaatcTGAAATCTTGCATCTAAACCATATATGAGAAAGTATATTTGGAACATTTTTGTGTTTTCGAGGAAATATACTTGTATTATTAATGCGACTTTCGTCTATCATATTTTGTAAACCTTTTATGTTTGGAATTACAATTAAGTAACTAAgatcaaattttgatattttgccGGAGcaccaaaattttcaatttcctAATTAAATCATTTCTCATATAGTCTTTGCGTCAAACAGTTTGCAGGTTCTCTTTGGTTCAAATTTTGGCATCTAGTTTGCTCGCGCAACATGGTTATATGACGAAGATCATTTGATTATGTTCACAAAAACGAAAAAAAGTGTGATAATAAGTTTTATAtgcaaaaaaactaaaattacgAGATAAAGAAAGCTCCCATTGTCAAAAACTTGAGAAAATATAGTATTGCATCTCTATGCATTAAATCCTCACACGTTTATGGTAAATATGCATTATGCTAATTGATTTAAAAgcaattaaaaattatgaacCGGTTTTATACATGACATACCTAAAATATGTAGAAATTTTATAAGATTATCACTactcttaattaaattaattcgaGAATTTgtcataattaaattccaaaaatTCTCGCGTGAAAAATCCCgatcaacaaaataaaaaacgcgaTCTTCCTAGCAAAGAAAATAATTTGGGCCCATTGCACAATTCAACTCACTTTATATACTTGGCCCAACTCATcgttaaaataatttatttggcAGTCCAATTAAAATTACTACCTTTGTCTCGTAATAAAAGTGacgtttcatttttatcatgACCCTACATTCCATCAATCAATTCTACACACGTTTAAATCTCAGAAACGCTCCCAAAATTCTCCAACCACAGAAACTCCAGGGGTCATAAGTGCAATTTTCAAAAGTTACTATCCCTTTAACCTCCGAAATTGAAAGCCCTAGAGTTGTAATTGGTGTCAAATCCCACAAAATATCCAAAATATTCAGAGGTTTTACCAGAGGAACCCAACACCGACGGAGATCGCCGCGGAAAATCCCGTCACTGTGGCTCTGAACAAAAAGCGTTGAGCTTTGCTGAGTTGACATTGGTTTACTTCTTCTACCAGCTGAATTTGGGTTTGGTGGTGAGGATGATGAGATAATGGAAATGCAGAGGTCGTTTCGTTTCTGCCTCGTCAAACGATGGCAAGTTTCGTTTTATAGCTGTTTTCTGTGTTCTTCTGTCTGATTTATTGTTGGAGATTTACGCCTCATTGAAACGGCATTTCGATTGTTGTTCAGTTTTAGTGATTTGTGAACTAGAGCTGTCTTACTGTTTAAAATTTGATGGTTCATCAGCCGGCAGCTAATTAAGTGATCTATAGTCTcccattttgaaatttttataagCATGTTAGTGTTTCACTTTGACAAATTCAATTTCCTACTTTTGCTTATTCCAGTCTATTATGATTCTATATTCATATGAAATGAATCTTTTTGTAGAACAAATGAACCATCCAATTGTTGATAAAGTTTCAACAAGTGAAGCGGAGGTCGAAGAATCGGGAGGATAGACCACCACAACAAGATACTACAACTGCTACTGGTAGGAGGTCAAAGAATAGGCGTGATAGACCTCAAAAAACAAAGGCAAGAGAGAgtgagttatttaattatttagtatctCAGAGAACTAGAACTATATTATGTATATAATGAATTATTCATGTAAAATTTTGAACTATGTTAGGTGTGTATTCATGACCAATATTTTTGGTTATATGTCTTCCAGCCTCAAAGCGTGTGAGGTCAGAAAATGATGATGATAAAGAACAACCTGCTGCAAAGAAACGCCCTAAGGCTAAAGGAAAGAAAAACAGAATACCTAAACCGATGGTCAAGATAGTTGTGAAAAATCTTGTTGAAGCCATCGAGAACATGAACTCGAAACAGCTAGCATCTTTGGAAGAGATGGGATTTAGGCAGCTTGTTCATTTGAAGATTAGAAGCATTCCTGCAGAAATGTCATTTTCACTTCTTGAAAACGTTAATCAAGAATCAAACTCGTGGATGATGTATCATTACACATCACTGAGGAGGATGTGCATGCTACATTGGGACTGCCTAAGCGGAGCTGAGCATAAAGAAGCACGAGAAGCATAAAATAAATGATGTTATGGAAGCCATTGCAAATGCTAAGGGGAAGGACACAGATAAACTAACCCCAACTGATGTGCAAGAGTAGCTTGGTGCTGATCTAGATGGCGGTGAATGGTTTAAGAAagtttttcttattttgttgGACTCCGTGTTGATCCAGCATCCGCAAATGGAACTGTCATGGACATATTTTGGATTGTATTGTCGACATTTCGAAGGTGAGGCATTACAATTGGTGTCACTACGTTTTGGATGTGCTAATTACAACACGTGATAGGTGGCTATATTTGAACAAATCCACCCCATTGAATACTccttatagtgaagtaaatatgCTTTATATTGAAGTAAATATGATGTTAGGAgtgcgttaaaatgacaacacctcttaaagtaacaccatgccaCCATTCTTAGCCAATTATTTGTACACGTGGACGAATAATCAGCTGTCATGTGGCAATCATTAAAAATGCTCAAGCGTAAATTTCTCGGccagcaatatccaatacgctaGACAGCAATCATAAATGCTACACTACAATAGTATAAATGCTACACAGCAATCTATGATCGCTACACTGTAATAGTATAAACGCTACACAGCAATCTATAGATTGTTGTGTAGCGTTTATACTATTGCAGTGTagcgtttataatattgcaGGACACATGGTGTTACAATGTTACTTTAAGAGgtggtgtcattttaacacaaacctaTGATGTTATATTGATGTTTGATGttttagtgaagtatattgagcatatagtgatatatattgtgcatataaTGAACTGTATTCTGCATGTCTTACATTGAATATtgtttatagtgaagtaaatatgACCATCAGTAAAGTGTAAAGAAGTAAATATGCTTTATTGTGAAGTATATGATGCATGCCTTATGCTGTATTGTTTTTTCGCTTCAGTGAAGTATTGAGCATATACtgagtgatgtatattgtgcatatagTGAACTATATTCTGCATTCTTACATGTCTTACGGTAAGTAAATATTGTTTATAGTTAAGTAAATATGCTCTTCAGTGAAGTGAATATTGTTGACAGCGAAATAAATGTGCTTTATAGTGAAGTTAACATACAATATAGTGAAGTTTAAATACCATATAGTGAATCATAGTGATTGTATTGAACCTTTTTGCATGCTTGTTATGTAGAGAGTGTTGTCTACCAGACGTGGATGGTGTTTCGAAGATTTCCTACTGTTCGGAACTGGGCAGCACCACTACTTAGGAAAAGAGGTCAAATGGAATTAAAAAATGGTGATATCATTCGCAGAGGAAGCATAGAAAGTTTTTTCAACTTGATCTTCATCGAAGCTGTATACGTCGACAAGGATGCAATCATCGTCACTGCCCCTTCCCCCTTCCACTACCATTGGAAATGCTCCGTCAACTGCTGAAGTGTTGTCATTGAAGAAGCTCCTTCAACtgataaattcaaaaattcaatAAGGGAGGCTGCAACATACATCAATTGCTTCAAAGTTGTAGCCATAACAACGCCAAAAATGGTTGGTGTGGAGGTTGAACAAGGTGAACAAGCTATGTCAAATCCAATTGATAACATGACAAAGACTATGGAAGTGGATCAAGAGGATGATCCAGAACGGATTGATCTCGTGGAAAATCATTCTTTGGTCTAAACCTCTTCTGAATTTCAAAACACTTCCTCGAATAAATATGATAGAACACTAATTGGAAAGTCAAGATGAGGAACAGTCTGCGGCATCACATGATGATATCTTCCTCGATGATACACAAGGTGTTGCTCGTGAAAGCATAAATGTCAAAGCTAATAAAGCTTTTGCTGGCCACATGAGAAAAAAAGCTTCTCGCTCTTGATTAAAATGAGTTGCTTGTTCATATATCCTAATGTGTGCGTTACAATCATGATCCAAAGGCTATCAAAAGTTAGGTTCATGATAGATTGCTGCTTGTGTCTTTTTCCCGTGGTGGTGTGGAGTTCTCTTCAAAAACCTTGCTATAGAGCCCCAGGACCGATCTTTATTCGTTATAGGACTCTGGCCGAATGGGTTTGCCTTCACGTATTCTTGAACATTTTCTATCAGTTTTTAGGAGGCCTCATTGTGATTATTTTCTGAACTTTTGCTTTCAAAAACTTAGATGTGGGTGTTTGGACTTCAAGAACAAAGTACTTTTCGATCTATGCTTTTTCATAAATTTCCCATGAGTTTCTTCTACAAGGTTCCATCAGTTCACGTGGAAGGTTAGAAtaggtgatagatattgtaagAAACTCATGGAAAATTCACGAAAAAGCAAAGGTCGAAAAGTACTTGCTTCTTGAAGTCCAAACACCCATATCGAACTTTTGAAAGCAAAAGTTTAGAAAATCATCATAGTGCAGCCTCCTAAAAACTGATAGAAAATGTTCAAGAATACATGAAGGCAAACCCGTTCGGCCAGAGTCCTATAACAGATAAAGATCGTTCCTGAGGCTCTATAGCAAGGTTTTTGAAGAGAACTCCACACCACCACTGGAAAAAGACAGACAGCAACCAATCATGAACCTAACTTGTGATAGCCTTTGGATCATGATTGTAAGGCACACATGAGGATATATGAACAATCAACCTATTCAAATCAAGAACGAGAAATTTTTTTGCATGTGGCCAGCAAAAGCTTTATCAGTTTTGACATTTATGCTTTCACGAGAAACACCTTGTGTATCATTGTGAGAGATATCATCATGTGATGCCACAAACTGTTCCTCGTCTGACTTTCCGATCAGTGTTCTATCATATTTATTCGAGGAAgtgttttgaaattttgaagagGTCTAGACCAAAGAATGATTTTCCACGAGATCAATCCGTTCTGGATCATTTTCTTGATCCCCTTCCATAGCCTGTGTCATGTTATCAATTGGATTTGACATAGCTTATTCAACCTCCACACCAACCATTTTTAGTGCTATTATGGCTGCAACTTTGAAGCAATTGATGTCATTGCTACTGGCTGGAGTATCCTTCATAAACTTCATTAGTTTTTTAATTGCAGTTGTAGCCTCCTTTATTGAATTTTTGAATTCATCGGTTGAAGGAGCTTCTGCGATGACAAGCACTTCAGCAGTTGGCAGAGCATTTCCAATGGTAGTGGAAAGGGAAGTGGTGATGATTGCATCCTTGTCGACGTATACAGCTTCGATGGAGACCGAGTTGAAAATACCTTATATGCTTCCTCTGCCAATGATACCATCATTTTTTAATTCCATTTGACCTCTTTTCCTAAGTAGTGGTTCTGTCCAGTTCTGGGCAGTGGGAAATCTTCGAACCACCGTCCTCGTCTGGTAGACAATGCTCTATCTACATAACAAGTCTGCAAAAAGGTTCAATCCAATGATCACTATGATTCATATGGTATTTAAACTTCATTATATGGTATGTTAACTTCACTATAAAGCACATTTACTTCACTGTCAACAATGTTTTCTTCACTATAAGACGCGGGTTAATATATTatatgctcttcattgaagagctGTTACGGATCCCTACAAACCCCCCAGCGTGACGCGACAGTGAAGTAATTattaggggtgggaaattataccgaaataccggacttaccgtaccggaaaaataccgaaaataccgatttttcggtataccgcagtttccggtacggtatgataccgtaccgtagtgtttcggtacggtaacggtatcaat is part of the Salvia splendens isolate huo1 chromosome 22, SspV2, whole genome shotgun sequence genome and encodes:
- the LOC121786666 gene encoding uncharacterized protein LOC121786666 produces the protein MGHQEYSSEFKNQVVQFIIGRCVGGVPPRGTLKEAQLKFTISRQTCTRWWNAAKKQQQRGTSVQLVSVKKVRHCPKRLQLDVDLLKSLHFSKRCNLLSVAVGLGCSKTTVWRWVKDGLIIPHTSAIKPNLTAANKLLRLRFTVESLEFDRILNKIRFINMHNTIHIDEKWFYMTKGTQRFYLAPGEQEPHRTCKNKKFISKIMFMYAVCRPLFGVHGEVLFDGKIGIFPFTKQVAAKRSSKNMQAGTMETKPIESITTDVVRECLINKILPAIIAKWPDGATKVLKIQQDNARPHIKDNDPAFREAAQQSGFSISIVQQPPNSPDTNVNDLGWFRAIQSLQTQTACNNVDDLVNAIEKSFHELQPETLDNVFLSLQGCYMEIMKVHGQNRYKLPHVGKAHLRRTNQLPLNLEVPVELVMEAVAYLRDQGSNHGLESISQALGL